Proteins found in one Chlamydia sp. 04-14 genomic segment:
- a CDS encoding DNA polymerase III subunit delta' (catalyzes the DNA-template-directed extension of the 3'-end of a DNA strand; the delta' subunit seems to interact with the gamma subunit to transfer the beta subunit on the DNA): protein MQIEEKVVNQPWEALLDNISQGKIFHAILLHGNSLTVLSQYAYNLAAHILLKDTPEAQYKISQRIHPDIHEFFPSGKGRLHSIEIPRDIKKEIGILSYEACYKIYIIHEVDRMTLPAISVFLKVLEDAPSHSVILLTSTKLQRIPATILSRSLSIYIQGDENIAPDKDDLEYLLKYASGQMKITEVGQIVKGSADTDKQVLRDKAKYLLEILLKLFRDRFMLSLNISASAMTYPKYAEDILNLPILPLEKVLIIVEKAYQALDNSSSATSCMEWVALQLASLKNRLMH, encoded by the coding sequence GAAAGATCTTTCATGCAATTTTATTGCATGGGAATTCGTTAACTGTGCTTTCTCAATATGCATACAATTTAGCGGCGCATATACTTCTTAAAGACACTCCCGAAGCACAATACAAGATTTCTCAACGCATTCATCCTGATATTCATGAATTTTTCCCTTCAGGGAAAGGAAGATTGCATTCTATAGAGATTCCTAGGGATATCAAAAAAGAGATAGGAATTCTTTCGTATGAAGCGTGTTATAAAATCTATATTATTCATGAAGTAGATCGTATGACTTTACCAGCGATCTCTGTATTTTTAAAAGTACTAGAGGATGCTCCTTCACATAGCGTCATTTTACTCACATCTACAAAGCTACAGCGCATACCTGCTACGATTCTTTCTCGTAGCTTATCTATATACATTCAAGGTGACGAGAATATAGCTCCAGATAAAGATGATCTTGAGTATCTCTTAAAATATGCCTCTGGACAGATGAAAATCACAGAAGTAGGACAAATAGTTAAAGGTAGCGCTGATACGGATAAGCAAGTTCTTAGAGATAAAGCAAAATACCTTTTAGAAATTCTTCTTAAATTATTTAGAGATCGATTTATGCTTTCTTTAAATATTAGCGCAAGCGCAATGACATACCCTAAATACGCTGAGGATATTCTTAATCTACCTATACTACCTTTAGAAAAGGTGTTGATTATTGTGGAGAAGGCTTATCAAGCTTTGGATAATTCTTCGTCAGCGACAAGTTGTATGGAATGGGTTGCCTTACAACTCGCATCACTGAAGAATCGTTTAATGCATTAA